In a single window of the Scophthalmus maximus strain ysfricsl-2021 chromosome 18, ASM2237912v1, whole genome shotgun sequence genome:
- the stx11b.1 gene encoding syntaxin-11b.1: protein MRDRLSHLQEVSNDHVEQMEYAESTVSDTFSNVDLEEELRHEAVVFDNSPELEVVFSQSQDIHRDIQLIRLEVKRLREHNSRMLQGVTTMSTIKRDSNAIGADIKSKAEKVLARLREMDGTAHKLEEVHGSNSATTRIARTQYACLSNSFRDAMFDYNEAEMSHRDNCKTQIQRQMEIVGREVTGEEVEEMIETGQWSVFNDNVVTEGKTARSALSQIEKRHQELVDLESRINSIHEIFLDIAVLVEEQGPMLTSIQTNIQKTDGNIQDVLVKLGRAKRHDKNNPFKKMFCSCFPCFD, encoded by the coding sequence ATGAGGGACAGACTGAGCCACCTGCAGGAAGTGTCCAATGACCATGTGGAGCAGATGGAGTATGCAGAGTCCACGGTCTCCGACACCTTCAGTAAcgtggacctggaggaggagctgcgcCATGAGGCTGTTGTGTTCGACAACAGCCCTGAACTGGAGGTGGTCTTCTCCCAGTCACAAGACATCCACAGAGACATCCAGCTTATCCGTCTGGAGGTCAAAAGGCTCCGTGAGCATAACTCTCGCATGCTCCAGGGCGTCACCACCATGAGCACCATCAAAAGGGACTCAAACGCCATTGGCGCTGATATTAAGTCGAAGGCTGAAAAGGTTTTGGCACGGCTGCGAGAAATGGACGGCACAGCCCATAAGCTAGAGGAAGTGCATGGCTCAAATTCAGCCACCACACGCATTGCAAGAACCCAGTACGCTTGTCTGAGCAACAGCTTCCGTGATGCCATGTTTGACTACAACGAGGCTGAAATGAGCCATCGTGACAACTGTAAAACGCAGATCCAAAGGCAGATGGAGATAGTGGGGCGTGAggtgacaggagaggaggtggaggagatgatTGAGACAGGTCAGTGGAGCGTCTTCAATGACAACGTCGTGACTGAAGGTAAAACAGCTCGGTCAGCTCTGTCCCAGATCGAGAAACGTCACCAGGAGTTGGTGGACCTGGAGAGCCGCATCAATAGCATCCATGAAATTTTCCTGGACATTGCCgtgctggtggaggagcagggcCCCATGCTGACCTCCATCCAAACTAACATTCAGAAAACTGACGGAAACATACAGGATGTCCTCGTCAAACTCGGCAGGGCCAAGCGTCATGACAAGAACAACCCATTCAAGAAGATGTTTTGCAGCTGTTTCCCATGCTTCGACTAA
- the LOC118290112 gene encoding syntaxin-11 translates to MRDMLERLRTISVDQEDLEPEFYGPEYDVDKMSLSPQAVVFENSSAIDNILKETHSIRKEISSLHSEVDRLSSVNEHFKTSVRRLTLLKKDSDSIARSIKQRGEALYIRLQALGKESSRLEEKEGHNSAVSRIARVQYNTLTRALHATMSDYTRAEEMQRSTCRGRIQRQASIMGSEITDEQLDVLVDKGCEGWAELSHSLQTQGARSCRSAMCEIKGRHKELVELEARLKEVHEMFLDMAMLVGEQGSMINNIETNVCGTEEYVEEINVCMKKAIQYKRKNPLHQCCPCLPFWRNN, encoded by the coding sequence ATGCGGGACATGTTGGAGAGGCTGAGGACCATCAGTGTTGACCAGGAGGACCTCGAGCCAGAGTTTTACGGACCTGAGTATGACGTGGACAAGATGAGTCTGTCTCCACAGGCGGTGGTTTTTGAGAACTCCTCAGCTATCGACAACATCCTGAAGGAGACCCACTCCATACGCAAGGAGATCTCCTCCCTCCACTCAGAGGTTGATCGCCTGAGCTCTGTCAATGAACACTTTAAGACGTCAGTGCGACGTCTCACCCTACTCAAAAAGGACTCGGACTCCATCGCCAGGAGCATCAAGCAACGTGGGGAGGCTCTGTACATCCGCCTGCAGGCTCTGGGTAAGGAAAGCAGCCggctggaggagaaagaaggtCACAACTCTGCTGTCAGCCGCATTGCCCGAGTTCAGTACAACACACTGACCAGAGCCCTCCATGCTACTATGAGTGACTACACTCGGGCTGAGGAGATGCAGAGGAGTACTTGTCGGGGGAGGATCCAGAGGCAGGCCTCAATTATGGGATCTGAAATCACTGATGAGCAGCTGGATGTACTGGTGGACAAAGGTTGTGAGGGATGGGCTGAGCTGTCCCACAGTCTGCAGACACAAGGCGCCCGCTCCTGCCGCTCGGCGATGTGTGAGATCAAAGGCAGGCACAAAGAActggtggagctggaggccagGCTGAAGGAGGTCCATGAGATGTTCCTGGACATGGCCATGCTGGTGGGGGAGCAGGGATCCATGATCAACAACATTGAGACCAATGTCTGTGGCACTGAGGAATATGTTGAGGAAATCAATGTTTGCATGAAGAAAGCCATACAGTATAAGAGAAAAAATCCTTTGCATCAATGTTGTCCCTGTCTACCCTTTTGGAGAAACAACTAA